A window of the Bacillus andreraoultii genome harbors these coding sequences:
- the opp3C gene encoding oligopeptide ABC transporter permease: MENKNLNNVPKDLFKPLVRKEDTSEFISRPSRTFGQDARRTFFKNKPAVISLILLIIIILMSIFGPHMNEYGNDEQDLARAKMPPHAPVLEKVSWLGFDGTLKEEYKGPNVEAAKRKALARFKNDKDYIDFKVISEGDGSKDSAEVQATYHIYEAKGMKDQYFWLGTDQLGRDQWTRLWLGTRVSLIIAFVAAFFDLIIGVAYGGISGFLGGKVDNVLQRIVEVLVGIPSLVIILLMMLFLDPGITSIVIALAITGWISMSRIVRGEVLKLKNQEYVLAARTLGTPNRKIILKHLLPNISGIIIVNTMFTIPSAVFFEAFLSFIGLGIVPPDASLGSLINIGFQNLRIYPFLLFYPAVLLSIIMIAFNILGDGLRDAFDPKMHK, from the coding sequence ATGGAAAACAAAAACTTAAATAACGTACCGAAAGATTTATTTAAACCTCTAGTTCGTAAAGAAGATACGAGTGAATTCATATCTCGTCCAAGTCGAACTTTCGGTCAAGATGCAAGAAGAACATTTTTTAAGAATAAACCTGCAGTAATTAGTTTGATTTTACTTATTATTATTATTTTAATGAGTATCTTTGGACCACATATGAATGAATATGGGAATGATGAACAAGATTTAGCTCGTGCAAAAATGCCGCCACATGCCCCAGTATTAGAAAAAGTATCTTGGCTTGGTTTTGACGGAACTTTGAAGGAAGAATATAAGGGCCCGAACGTTGAGGCAGCAAAAAGAAAAGCACTTGCTCGTTTTAAAAACGATAAGGACTATATTGATTTTAAAGTGATAAGTGAAGGCGATGGCAGTAAGGATTCAGCAGAAGTACAAGCTACTTATCATATATATGAAGCAAAAGGAATGAAAGACCAATATTTCTGGTTGGGTACTGACCAATTAGGTCGTGACCAGTGGACGCGTCTATGGTTAGGCACACGTGTATCATTAATTATTGCTTTTGTTGCGGCATTTTTTGACCTTATTATCGGTGTCGCTTATGGTGGGATTTCTGGATTCCTTGGTGGAAAGGTCGATAATGTTTTGCAACGGATTGTTGAAGTATTAGTTGGTATTCCGAGTTTAGTTATTATTTTATTAATGATGCTATTCTTAGACCCAGGTATTACGTCAATCGTTATTGCCTTAGCGATTACTGGTTGGATAAGTATGTCACGGATTGTCCGTGGGGAAGTACTGAAATTGAAAAACCAAGAATATGTATTGGCAGCAAGAACTTTAGGTACACCAAATAGAAAAATTATCTTAAAGCACTTATTACCAAACATTAGTGGAATTATCATTGTTAATACAATGTTTACAATTCCAAGTGCGGTTTTCTTTGAAGCATTCTTAAGCTTTATCGGTTTAGGGATTGTCCCTCCAGATGCTTCACTAGGTTCTTTAATTAATATCGGTTTCCAAAACTTACGTATCTATCCATTCCTATTATTTTATCCAGCAGTTTTATTATCAATTATTATGATTGCTTTTAATATTTTAGGTGATGGATTACGTGACGCATTTGATCCGAAAATGCATAAATAA
- a CDS encoding ABC transporter ATP-binding protein, with protein sequence MSKLLEVKDLRVSFNTYNGEVQAVRGVSFDLNEGETLAIVGESGSGKSVTSSTLMGLLPKPQGIIKSGEILFQGEDLVKKSEKEMQRIRGKEISMVFQDPLSSLNPTMKIGNQIMEGLIKHQKMNRADAKKKAIELLHLVGIPQPEVRVNQFPHQFSGGMRQRVVIAIALACNPKILIADEPTTALDVTIQAQILELMKDIQKETNCSIIFITHDLGVVANVADRVAVMYAGKIVEVGTVDDIFYNPKHPYTWGLLGSMPTLDSDDEELYTIPGTPPDMLNPPKGDAFAPRNQFALEIDTEMEPPMFKVSDSHYAATWLLHENAPKIEIPESVKRRIEGFSKTGKKGGQ encoded by the coding sequence ATGAGTAAACTATTAGAAGTAAAGGATTTAAGAGTTTCATTTAACACCTACAACGGTGAAGTACAAGCTGTTCGAGGTGTTAGCTTTGATTTAAATGAAGGAGAAACATTAGCGATTGTTGGTGAATCGGGTTCAGGGAAGTCGGTTACATCATCAACTTTAATGGGGCTCCTTCCAAAGCCACAAGGGATTATTAAAAGCGGGGAAATCCTTTTCCAAGGGGAAGATCTTGTAAAAAAATCAGAAAAAGAGATGCAAAGAATAAGAGGAAAAGAGATCTCTATGGTTTTCCAAGACCCTCTTTCTTCATTAAACCCAACAATGAAAATCGGAAATCAAATTATGGAAGGTTTAATTAAGCATCAAAAAATGAATCGTGCCGATGCAAAGAAAAAAGCGATTGAGCTTTTGCATCTAGTAGGAATTCCACAACCGGAAGTTCGTGTAAATCAATTTCCACATCAGTTTTCTGGTGGTATGCGCCAACGGGTTGTGATTGCCATCGCTCTTGCATGTAATCCGAAAATTTTGATTGCAGATGAGCCGACTACTGCACTTGATGTAACAATTCAAGCACAAATATTAGAACTAATGAAAGATATACAAAAGGAAACAAATTGTTCCATTATTTTTATTACCCATGATTTAGGTGTTGTTGCAAATGTTGCTGATCGTGTAGCTGTCATGTATGCTGGGAAAATTGTTGAAGTTGGAACAGTAGATGATATTTTCTATAATCCAAAACATCCATATACATGGGGATTACTTGGTTCAATGCCGACATTAGATAGTGATGATGAAGAACTTTATACAATTCCAGGGACACCACCGGATATGTTAAACCCACCAAAAGGGGATGCGTTTGCACCGAGGAATCAATTTGCTCTTGAAATTGATACAGAAATGGAGCCACCAATGTTTAAAGTATCTGATTCACATTATGCTGCTACATGGTTACTTCATGAAAACGCCCCTAAAATTGAAATTCCTGAATCTGTAAAACGAAGAATTGAGGGGTTCTCAAAAACGGGTAAGAAAGGGGGACAATGA
- a CDS encoding ABC transporter ATP-binding protein, whose translation MTTEAEKILEVKHLKKYFQVGRNKVIKAVDDVSFDVYKGETFGLVGESGSGKSTTGQTIIRLYDATDGEILFHGENVHAKKSKAEKLKFNRKMQMIFQDPSSSLNPRMTVLDIIAEGLDVHHLVKNENERRARVEELLEAVGLNKEHATRFPHEFSGGQRQRIGIARALAVEPELIICDEPISALDVSIQAQVVNLLKKLQKERGLTYLFIAHDLSMVKYISDRIGVMHLGHMVELADSDELYSHPVHPYTKSLLSAIPLPDPEYERNRTRIHYDPSILDTSEEAKFREIRPRHWVRCTSREFEQYKKELENK comes from the coding sequence ATGACAACCGAAGCAGAAAAAATTCTTGAAGTTAAACATTTAAAAAAATACTTCCAAGTTGGTCGAAATAAAGTCATTAAAGCTGTTGATGATGTTTCATTCGATGTTTATAAAGGAGAAACATTCGGATTAGTAGGTGAGTCTGGTAGTGGTAAGTCTACAACTGGACAAACGATTATTCGCCTATATGATGCTACGGATGGAGAGATTCTTTTCCATGGTGAAAATGTTCACGCTAAGAAATCAAAAGCTGAAAAGTTAAAATTCAATCGGAAAATGCAAATGATTTTCCAAGACCCATCCTCATCACTTAATCCTCGGATGACTGTATTGGATATTATTGCAGAAGGACTAGATGTTCACCATCTCGTTAAAAATGAAAATGAACGAAGAGCTCGTGTTGAAGAATTACTTGAGGCTGTTGGTCTAAATAAAGAACATGCAACTCGATTCCCACATGAGTTTAGTGGTGGACAAAGACAACGGATTGGTATCGCACGTGCTCTAGCTGTAGAACCTGAGTTAATTATCTGTGATGAGCCAATTTCAGCATTAGACGTTTCCATCCAGGCACAAGTAGTTAATTTATTGAAAAAATTACAAAAAGAGCGTGGTCTAACCTACTTATTTATTGCGCATGACTTATCCATGGTAAAATATATAAGTGACCGAATTGGTGTTATGCATCTTGGTCATATGGTGGAACTAGCAGATAGTGATGAGCTTTATTCACATCCAGTTCATCCATATACAAAATCCTTATTGTCTGCTATTCCCTTGCCAGATCCAGAATACGAACGTAATCGTACACGAATTCATTATGATCCATCTATTTTAGATACGAGTGAAGAGGCGAAATTCAGGGAAATTCGCCCAAGACACTGGGTTCGTTGTACAAGTAGAGAGTTCGAACAATATAAAAAAGAGCTTGAAAATAAATAA